The following nucleotide sequence is from Legionellales bacterium.
TCTTTATTGAATCCACATGTGAATATTAAGATCCACTCAAATTTTTTAACTCATGAAAACGCATTCGAGTTATTGCGTGAACATGATGTTATTATTGATGGTTCTGATAATTTTCAAACGCGTTATATAATAAATGATTGCAGTTATTATTTAAAAATACCCTATATTTACGCCAGCATATTGCAATTTATCGGCTATATTTCCGTATTTAATTATCAATCAGGGCCTTGTTATCGATGTCTCTTTCCAGAACCTCCACTTGATAATGCTCCAAACTGTCAAGATGCAGGTGTTTTAGGTGTTTTGCCTGGTATATTAGGTTCAATGCAAGCGCTGGAGGCGTTAAAAATTATCCTAAATATAGGAGAAAGCTTATCTGGATACCTCTTACAGTATCATGCTTTAGAAATGAATTTTAGTAAGAGCAAGTTAATGAAGGATAAAAATTGTATTATTTGTGAAAAAAATCGTAACTTTGATAATCTGCCGCATCATAATTTAAAATCTTGCCGTGTCGAAGCTGCCCCAGTAATAAATTATTTAGAATATAAAAAAATAATGGATGCTGAGAATAAAGTACAATTAATAGATGTTAGAGAAGTGTGGGAATATGAGGCTGAAAATATTGGTGGTAAGTTGATACCATTAAATGAATTAGAAAATCGAATGAGTGAAATTGATCGCGAGAGTATCATAATTATTCGGTGTAAGACTGGGGTTAGAAGTGCTATTGCAGCATCGATATTAAAAAAACATGGATTTAAGAAGATTTATAATCTGATTTTATCGTAATTATTGATTAGTTTAATTAGTTTTTAAGGATCTTTAGTAATGGCTAAATCTAGTGCGCAAAAAAGTTTTCAAAATTTAATGCTTGCGGAAACTTTTTTCATGATTGGTTATATTGTTATAAAAATAGGATTACCTCTTATATTGAAAAATAAAGGGTTTGACCTAATTTCGACCTATTCAATGAGTACCACAACCGCAGCAATTTTTTCACTTGCTAATTTGTTATTGGGGACATTTTTGCAAGATATTGGTAATAACAAACTGTTTATGATAGCAGGTTTAGCCATGTCGGCCTTTGGTTTTACCACCTTAAATTTCTGCAATAATAATTTTATTATACTATCGTTGACATTCTTTGTGATTGGATCAGCACTGTATTGTATTAATCTTAATCTATTTGTAAATAATCATTTTCAAGATAAAGACTTAAGACATCAAGCTAACAATATATATCAAATTATTCTTAATTTCGGAGCCTTAATTGGATTGTTTATACTAATATTAGGACTACATTTTAATAAAAAAATATTTGTAGCAGGAACTTTGGCTATATTTTCCTCAATGATAATATTGTTGAGTAGAAAAATCATAGCAATAGATATTAAGGTAGCTACACTAAAGAAAATTTCTCTTAGAATAATAGCGCTGTTATTTATAGCCATTTTTTGCTATTTGGCATTATCTCTGAGAAGCTATTCCAGGATAATAATTTTAATGGTTTTCGTTGGTAGTATAGTAATGATTGCTCGAGATTATTTCCAGACCCTGCACACAGGATACCTTAAATTTCTCACATTACTTCTCCTATGTGTATTTACTTATTGGTTGGCTATTGCAGTTTATTATAATCAACTCTCAGTATTTTTAAGTGAACACGTTAACACAGTTATATTGGGTATATTAGTTTCTCCTTTATTAGCATTGTCAGTAGATCCTATAGTCAATATCATATTTGGTTCAGGCATTGTAAAATTACAATCGATTAAAAGCCTTAACGCTAATAACATGATGTACTTGGGATTAGTCTCATTTTGTTTTGCATTTTTCTTGTTAGCCAATGTTCATTGGCTCTATCCATTAGGTACTAAAATACCACTTTATTGGATACTGATCAGTATTGCTTTCATTGCTGTGGGTGAATTTTTAATATTTCCAACCATGCAATCACAGATCTCAGAACTTATTACCAATAAAAGTAAACAAGGTTTTTATATGGGGATGATTCAATTTACTTCTGCAAGTGCTTCAGTATGTGCTTATTACTTAATTAAAATATCTCATCGAACATTAGCTCTAGGAAAAGCAATCTCTATACCGATGGATAGCTACCGTCTTTATCAGTATATTTGTTTAATCTTTTTATCATGTATTATAATTTACTTTATCATTAATAAATCAGGTTGTTTAGAGAAGTGTTAATATCAGATAATAATATACAAGTCTTGAAGTGGGCTGAGATTGTAAACTCCCCATTTATAAAACTACCTTTTAGATAGGTTTAATATTGAGTTATGAATGATACATTTATATATGAATTAACTAAAATAAAAAAATCATTAAAAATCAAAATTTCATTGTCAGATGAAACCGTCCATGGTTTATTAACAGCAGTTGCATGTTGCCCGGAAGAGCCCTATTATTTAGACTGGATGTCAATATTAATGAATAATCTAGACAATATTGCTGAAACTAGTCACGAACAGAAAAGAATTTTACAATTATTACTGGAGAAAGTTAGATCTAATTTGGATAATGAGATTTTTTCGATTTATCTAAATAAAAATAATAAAAAACAGTTTTCAAAAAAATATTTTGAAAACTGGGCAAAAGGATTCTCATTGGGATTTTCAATAAGTTTTTTTTGCTGGACAAAGCTATCAAATCCTAAGATTGAAAGTCTGACAATGGCAATTGTAATTTTAGGTGAGAATAGCAAATTCCATCGAAAGTTTTTTTCAAGAATTTTGCGTGATAAAAATATAGACCCAAATCAGTTTTATGAAAATACGATGAAATTATTAAATAACTATGTCCAGGAAATCTATAATTTTTTTCATAAAGGAATTGTTAGTATACCTGAAAATTCCTTTTTTATATCTGAATCCTACAGTTGGTTATACAATTTAGAGCAACCTTGTAATTGCGGAAGTGGAAAGCCTTATAAAATGTGCTGTTTGATAGTTAATTAGAGTTAAAGTGGTCGATATTAATAGGGTATCCTTGCCTCAGATAATATTCCAACAACTCTATCAACTTCCATGTCTAGTTTTATTAATTTTTCGTTACCATCAAGTAGATCAAGTTTTGCATATACAAAATTTTTTTCTAAATATATTCTACTGAATTCAATTTTGCTAAATTTCTTACTAAAAATTATGGCGTAATCTTTATCCTTCAGTGTTTTTCTATTGTCGAAAATTAACACGGTGTTTTCCGAAAAAATTCTTAGTAGTTCAATGAGAGAAGAATTGACTATAATAGCAAAGGAATCTTTACTCAATAAATTATTCACAATAATTTCTCTTTCGGGGTTAAAATATTCAACATTATTTGGCCAATTTGATAGCACCTCCCATGTAATAAATGGCACGGCAGTAATTTTATACATTTCTTTGATTTTTTCTGGGATAATGAGCGGGATAGGATGCTCTCCTAATAATTGTTCAGGTGTGATTGAGAAAAAATTTGCTAAAGTTTTTACTAAATTTTTTCGGGGTCTTCGTGTTTTTCCAGCTAACAAATGATGCAGCGTTGGTTGAGGAATTCCGGTTGTTTTAGCTAGGTCGGATATCGAAAGATTACCATGAGTTACTAATAAATGCGCAATATTTTGCGCTAGATAGTTACTGCTTAGTATTGACATGTGTTTGCTCTCTAGCTTGACTTAAGGATGCCGAATATTTCTTTGACACACATATTAAACAAATATAAGGATATAACAATAGCTAATGATACTTAAAAGTGGATTAACGTGAATATTAGGCGTTTTATAATTCGTTATTGCGAGTATTTATTGTATAGTATATAATAAAAAAAATTCGATTCGAATATTATGAAGGTGTATGAAAAACAGTTTACAAATAGCAAATAGACTGAAGTTTTCTCGTGTTAAAGCTGGCTTTAAATCAGCTAAAGCTTTCGCGGTTACTCACAATATTCCATATATCACTTATTCCCAACATGAGGCAGGCAAAAGAAAGTTAAGTCCTGAAATCATTTTAAAATACTCTCAGTACATGAAAGTTAGTCCTGGCTGGTTGTTAACGGGACAAGGCAGCGAAGAAGAAATACAGCAAGATAGTGAAGAATATGAACCCACCTCGCCATCACAGGTCGATCTAGCTTGTCAGAGTTCAGATTCAGTAGAATATAAAATATTATCATACGCAGGCATTACTTCCTTTAGGATAAATGCAGATTTATTTGCGGATATTTATATCGAAGTTAATAATTTGCTTGGAAATTTAAACTCTAATATCTCAGATAGGGATAAAATCAAGTTGTGTATTGATCTTTATCAAACCTTATCTTCAGTAGATAAGGATACACAATCAAAATTCGATATTCTAAAAGCACTAGTTAATGCAATTAAGACAATTAAATATAGAAATGTCGCTTAGATGTTGTTGTTTATAATTATGGAGTTCAATAAATGTTATTAAGAAAGAATGCTAACATAATAATGGATAAGATATATGAGAAAGCGATGATAAAATTTTTTAAAGCTTGGATAAAAAAATATTGTAATATTGATTGTTTCGCAGTTTTAGTTATTTTACCTGATAATGATATGCTTCACCTCTCGACTAATCCTGCGTTGACACAGGTTTATAGTGAAAACAATTATGGATTGATCGATCAGCCAACAAATAGAAGAATATATGAAAAACATGTTTTTTATCCATGGCGGTTACCTAATGCTACAAATAAACAACAGGAGGTTCATTCTGTTAGAGAAAAAATATTTAATCTAAACTCAGGAACAAATTTTGTTAGGAAAATTACAACCGATCAAGGATTATTTCACGTTATATATTGTTGTTCATCTTTTGAAAAGGATCATTTAAATTACTTTAAATTTACTGCAAACGTGAATGCTATAATGGAGGCGGGAGATTTTGCATATAACAGCTTGCTGCCAATATTTCAGGAAAATTGTGAGAAGTATAATTTACCAAAAATTGATAAATCATCAATGATTGTGTATGAAAACGTTCATGATCTAATAAAAAATTATACAGTAATAGGGGAATTATATAAAGAGGTGATGGATTTCTTAAAAAAATCACCTATTATTGATGAATCAGATTATACATTTAAGCAGGGGATGAAGTTAGTAATTGAAAACAAAGATTTTGTAAAAAAACAGTCAAATAAATCTTCACAACCTATTCTTTATCTAGTCAAATGAGAGACAGTAAAATTAATATATTTGATCCGTATAAATTAACATCAATCCTGACTCTAAATAATAGGATAGTTATGGCGCCCATGACGCGTCGTTTTGCCGATAAAAATTATTGCCCAACTGAAGGTATGGAAAATTATTATACTAAAAGAGCAGAAGCTGGGCTCCTTATTACAGAAGGAACCATAATTTCTCCAGATGCTATCGGCTATGGGAACGTTCCTGGAATTTATACCAAAGAGCAGGTGACTGCTTGGAAAAAAATTGTAACATCCGTTCATAACAATGATGGTCATATTTTTTTGCAGCTTTGGCATTGTGGACGAGTTTCTCATCCAAATTTTCATCAAGGATGCCTTCCAATCTCTGCCTCAGCGACTGTGATGACGACACCTTTAGGACGCACTGGATTAAATTGTGGCTGGTCAAGAGAAGCTTCATTAAATGAAATTAAAAATTTAATAAAGGATTATGTTCATGCCGCTGAAAATGCCATTGAAGCAGGTTTTGACGGAATTGAACTCCATGGAGCTAATGGCTACCTTATTGATCAATTTCTTCATTATTGCAGCAATAAACGTATAGATGAGTATGGTAATAATGAAGAAAACATGTCGCGATTTTGTTTAGAATTAATTACGGCATGTGGAGATGCAATTGGTTTCGAACGCATAGGGTTACGCATTTCGCCTGGAGGACATATGGCGGAAATTATTACGGACTCTCGTGATAAACTGGTTTTTACTTATTTATTAGCGCAACTTTCTAAAATAAAAATAGCGTATGTTCATATTGGTAATTTTGATGACTCAATTACTTATCCCGAATTAGAAAATAAAACGATGACATCTTTCGTACGATCAAAATATTCGGGAACGCTGATTACTTCTGGTGGATATAATTATCATACGGCGTGTAATGGAATTAATGAACAATCTTTTGATTTAGTTGCACTAGGTCGTCCATTTATTGCAAATCCTGATTTGATCACTAAGCTAAAATCAGGAAGTCTTATTAAAGACTATGTTCCCAGTATGCTTGAATATCTCAAATAACAGTTAATTATTATTTTGAATAATAATCTTAAAGGGTTAGTAATATATTCGCCCGATTATTTTACAACAGTTGTAAAGTATTCGAAACGAATATATAATATTCGGTAATTCGAATACTTAGTTAAATGGAGTTTAAATGAAAGAATCCTGCGTCATGAGGCCAAGCAATGATCCCCTCATCATTGTAAAAAAATGGCAAATTGAATTTACCCGTCAAGATTATTGTGCCGCCGCGCTGATCTCCTATTTTACTTACTATCATGATACAAAATTATCGATGACGCGCCAGAATAAAGCGATGAACGATATTGCTGAAAATCATGGTGATGAACGGGCACAAGATGAAAGCTTATTGCAATATCATACGCTCAAACAATTACACGAAGGATTACTGGGATTATTTTGTGAGAAGAAAATAAGCCAGGCGATTAATGTATTAAAAGACCTAAACGTTATTACCACTCACCGTAATCCTAATCCTCGTTATAAATTCGATCGCACGACTTATTTTTTATTTCACCCCAATGTCTGTAATGAATGGATCAAACAACGCTATGTTATTGATAATTTCGATAACGCAAATATGCGAGATCGAAGTAATCAATTTGCGTTATCGAATGAGACCGAAATACCAAATGGAGAAGGTAAAAATGCATTATCGAAAAGGGTCAATTTACCAAATGGAGACCGTAAAAATACGTCACCAATAGCAAAGAATACAGCAAAGATTACAACAGAGAAAACAGCAGCAGATCACAAATCACTTCAAGCTAATCCACAAGAACCCTCTGCTGCTGCTTTTATTTCGCAAGAAGACTCGACAATCATTGGCGAAAGCTTGACGGACTATCAACAAAAACGCATTGAGCAAACCGCAAAAGCATGTTTAGCCTTTTTGCCCAATTACAAACTGCAAAATTTGCTCAGCGAAATGCACTACGTGTTACTGACACCCGCATGCTTTTCCAACGCCGGGAATGATTTTATTAAAAAACTTAACACCGTTAAAAAATGCATTATACAGGGTAAATGGACACCACCCGCGATGTTGCGTCAACAAATTAAAGAAGCCAAGCAGCAAGAAAATCAGACATTGGAGCTAAGCCTAAACGCGGCTAAATATGATTATGAACAAATGTGTTTATTGCTAGAGCTCGGGCAAAAACGCGGTGCACCTAGCAATGAGATCTCAGCAATGCAAGCCGTGTGTGAAATCAGTTTGCAGCACTGCCAATCACTACTGCGAAAAAAATCGCAGCAAGATGAGCCACGGTTGTCCGAAGGGTAACGCGTTATTTCAGCTGTATTGAAGAGGGGAAATATCATGACAGGGAAACTCACCAAAGAGACGCTAGTGCGCACCACGCTTAATCAACTACTCGAGCATGGCTACGAGCGCACCCTACTTGATACGATTGCCCACCTATGCGGGGTTGGAAAATCCAGCATTTACCATTATGTCACCACGAAAGAAGAACTGGCGTTACTGGCGTTGGATGCAAAAATTGCGGCAGTCAAACATAAAATTCAGAAAATTAGTGTGTGTCCACACCTTGATGAACGCATTAAAGAGTTCAACGTCTTTTGTAAATTAATTTCGCATGAGGTAACAGGCTTTATTTTTTTAAAAATTGAAACGAAAAATAGCGAGCTACTCCAAGAAAAAATTGATACGTATTTTCATTTATTTTGGGAGCTTATTCACAACATGATTGAACAATACGTCGTTTTTCCCGCCAAAGCGGATTTGATTATCCGCTCGCTGTTACCCATGCTGGCCGTTCCCTTATTTAACCGCATCTTTGGTTCTGTTCTTCACCGCGAGTTAGAGATTTTTCAGTTTATTGTCAATGCCTGGGCGGCTAAACAAATTCCGCTGGGTGAGTATGGTCGTCCCTTGCAGTAATAGGTCGCATTATGTTGGAGAACTTCGATACCATTTTCAATTCTCTGTATCAAAACCGCACCATTAAATTCGTGTTGGGCGAGCAATACTGCCATGAAAAACTCACCCAAAAACAAGCCGATCTGGGTTTACTCTTATTAAAACACGGCGATCCCACCTTAGTAATGAATGAATTAAATATTTCAGTGCGATCGTTTCAATACCATATTCAAGAGATCCGTGAAAAGTTCAATAACAAACCGATATTTGTTTTACCGTTTGAATTATTAAAGGTGTTCCAAGAAATTTACCAAAATAATGTTAAAAAATTTTAAAAGTTTGCGTTTTACGCAAAGTATTTTAAAAAAAGGTTGGTATGATCATTATCGAGTGTTACAGAAAGAAGGTTAAACCATGCAGGTTTTTTCAGACGATAATCCATATCGAGATAATTTAAAGGATGCTATTTACATGCATGATTGGTTATTGCGTGTGAGTGAGCAGGTATTATTAAGTGTCGATAAACCCACTCAAGAAGACGTTGAAGTATTAGCTAAAAAGCTGTGGTTACATTTGGGTGATTTTCATCAGCAGAGGAATCAGCAAAAGAACTAATCTAATTTAGAGAAAAATAGGATTTTGATCGCATAAATAGGGTGATTATTAGTGTGTCATAAATTAATGAAGATGTTAATGACGATTAATAGAGATAGGGGCTTGGCTTGCCTAAATCTAGTCTGGGGTATTGAGATGCAATATCCCAGTTTGGATCTGATGTTAGTGATGAAGTTGCATCTCAAAAGATTATTTTCGCGATCCTTACTAAAAAATTCCTTAAAAAGTATATTCATCTTGTTATTTTTTGTTTTAAACTTTGCTTACGCAACTCATTTAAATAATCTCAGATGGAAAACGCTAGCACAACATTGCGCCCCAACGATACATCCTCGTACGCTTGCTGCCGTCATTTTACATGAATCTAATTTTAATTCATTGAGTATTAATATTAATGGTAACTATCAATTATCTCGACAACCCAGAACAAAATCGGAAGCCATTCAAACTGCTCAATTCTTATTACATAACGGGTTTAATTTCGATGTGGGTCTTGGGCAAATTAACTCGGCCAATTTTTCCCGTCTAAAGTTAGACATTAATAATGCGTTTGATCCTTGTGTGAATTTGCATGCAGCGAGTGAAATTTTAAGCAATTGCTACCAACGCGCATCCAGCCGATTGAGAAATAAAGTTGCTGATTTAACAGCCGCATTATCGTGTTATAACACGGGCAATTTTGAGCGCGGATTGCAAAATGGCTATGTTAATCAAGTGATAAAAGCATCAGAACATGTTCCTGATATTATCATCTTGAATAAAAATGTCACGGCCACGCCTGATCTTAAGAAGCCGATCACATCAAAATCATTATTACCTATTTCACCAAAACGAGTGGATCAGGATCTATTTGCCAAACCGGACACGGATATTTTTCAATTACCATCCCAGACAGGAGAAATTATATGACGTTTTCATCCTATTATTTTTTGAAACGTGTAATTCAAAAAATACTATTTTTTACGTGTTGTTTGTCCGTCACCATTGCGAGAGCAGATGGATTACAAACAGCAGCTTCTAGCATCGTTAATTTAAGAAATGGATTAATGATTGTGGTACCAGCAATTGCGACGTTAGTGTTAGTCGCCGTGGGTACGCTCTATATGAAATCTATGATCGAACGTTCAACGCTCATCAACTGGGTTTTGGGTGCATTAATCGCAGGCAGTGCTTGTCCCATTGCCTCTTACTTTTTTTCAGGAGTGAGCTAATGCAAGCCAAGAATTTTCCTTTATTTAAGGGAGCAACCCGACTACCTATATTTTTGGGTGTTCCTGTTACGCCTTTATTTGTGGTTGCAATGGTGATAGCAATGATCTCGATGTTTAAGCTTTGGTGTTGGTTGTTGTTACCACCTGCTGTCATTATTTTGCAACAGATCACGAAACACGATGACAGAATTTTTCGTTTGTGGGCTTTATACCTTGATACCACTTTACGTAATCGCTATCGACATGTTTGGCGAGCATCAAGCTATAGTCTGATGGCGTATCGAAAAAGGAAAAATAAATGAGATCGTTATCCTTAATGGGGAATGAAAAAACATTAGCCGATCGGATCCCGTATGCGTATCACGTAACGGATCACGTTATTGCGACTCACGCGGGTGACTATTTATCGGTTTGGAAATTAAATGGACGTTCTCATCAATGCACGGACAAAACTTTGCAAGCAAAATGGATTGAAGATTTAAATCAATTATTACGAGGACTGCTACATCATAATGTGTGTTTTTGGTCGCATTTACATCGTCGACGTGTTGATGAATATGGATCAGGTAATTTTGATCTTATTTTTTGCCAAGCGTTAAATGAACGATACCAAAACAGTTTTCATGACTATCCACTCATGGTAAATGATTTATATTTAACAGTCATGATAAGACCCACAACCGATAAATTATTAAGCGTTTTATCTAAACATGAGGATCGTTCAGTACAAGAAAAAATACTATTACAAAAACAACGTTTAAACAGTTTAGATGAAATCAATAATATGCTTGCACACTCATTAAAAGACTATGGGGCACGTTGTTTATCAACTTATGATAAAAATGATCATGTTTATTCTGAAGCATTGGAATTTTTAGGGTTATTGGTTAATTTAAATAAACAACCCGTTCCCATTTGTCGCGATTATATTAATACGTATTTAAATCAAGAACGGATTTTATTTCATCCGTTTGGAGAAGTAGGTGAAATTCGTTATCCAGGATCGACACGCTATTTTGGTATGCTCGATATCAAAGATTACAATGATGAAACGACCCCAGGCCAATTTAACGAATTATTGCATACTCCTTATGAATTTATTTTAACCCAAAGTTTTTGTCCATTATCGTTGTTTGCAGCACGAGGATTCTTAAAAAATCACCAAAAACAATTGATCAATGCGAATGATGTGGCTGTTTCACAAGTTGATGCTATTTCGGTTGCATTAGATCAGTTAGAGTCCAGACAATTTATTATGGGTGAACACCACGCTAGTTTGTTGGTGATGGGCGAAAGTCTTCAAGAGGTTCAACAAAATTTAGCGAGAAGCAAAGCTTTATTTGCTGATAGCGGAGTGATTGCCGTGTCGTCTGACATTGCTTTAGAAGCCGCTTATTTTGCGCAATGGCCTGGTAATTTTCGCGATCGTCCACGTCCCATGCCGATCACGTCACTTAATTTTTTATGTTTTTCACCGTTTCACAATTATCTGTCGGGTAAACCCACAGGAAATCCTTGGGGTGAAGCCATGACTATTTTTAAAACGCCGAGTGGCTCACCTCTGTATTTTAGCTGTCATGTATCGGGTGATGATGATGATGCTTTTGCAAAACGTCTATTAGGGCATACCTTAGTAGTAGGGCAAAGTAGCGCTGGTAAAACTACTTTGGTGAATTTTTTACTGGCACAATCGCAGAAATTTAAACCTACTACGGTGTGTTTTGATAAAGATCGGGGTATGGAAATAGCGATTTTGGCCATGGGTGGTCATTATCTTTCATTACGGCATGGTATTCCGACGGGATTAAATCCATTACAACTTAATCATACTCCTAAAAATAAATCCTTTTTAAAAGAATGGTTGCTGAAGCTCACGGCTTTACCGGGTTCATTACCCCATACTCATCAGGAAGAAGCGGAAATTGAAACAGCATTAGAAACATTACTCACCCACATTGATTTTTCTTCAAGACGATTATCCACTTTATTGCAATTACTGCCTAATCCATTAAATGAAAATGATAAGCGACCTTCAGTACATGCGCGATTATTAAAATGGTGTGAAGGACATGAATATGGTTTTGCTTTTGATAATCCCAGCGACACATTGGATGTAACGCAATTTACTACCATGGGATTTGATGTGACCGATTTTTTGGATAATCCTACTCTCTGTGGACCCATGATGATGTTACTGATCTATCGTATGAATGTGTTAATTGATGGTAGACGATTTATTATGGTAATTGACGAATTTTGGAAAGCGCTCAGTGATCCCTATTTCCAAACGATGATTAAAGATAAATTAAAAACAATCCGTAAATCAAATGGTATTTGTATTTTTGCAACCCAAGAACCGGAAGATGCATTCAGTAGCCCGATTGCCAGCACCATACGTCAACAGATCGCCACGTTAATGTTATTAGAAAATTCGTCTGCCTCACGAGAAATTTACTGCGATAGTTTAGGTTTAACCTTGTCAGAATTTGAAGCCTATCGACGTATTCCTTCTGGTTCGCGTCAATTTTTAATTAAGCAAGGGGGTAATGCGGGATTGGCTTCTTTTAATCTCACCCAGGATCCAAAAAGTTTAGCGGTTTTATCGGGAACTCCCGATCAAGCAGAAATAGCACGAGATTGCATGAAGGCGGTGGGTGAGGACGCTGAAAATTGGTTGCCACACTATTATCAAATACTGGGGATCGCATGATGAAAAAATTATTTGGAGGTATGTTACTGCTATTTGTTGGATGGGCGTCGATCGCTTTTGCTATGTTGCCAGTATTTGATGCCAGTGCCGTGATGAAAGCCGCAGAAGAAGTCGCCGAACTCAAAAATCAAATTGCCATTTTGCAGAATGAATATCAGCAAATACAAACGACCTATCACAGCATGACCGGTAATCGTGGTATGGGTAATTTATACGTGAATCCCACGTTTCAAAACGCATTACCGGATCAATGGCAAACGGTTTATCGTAATGGCACACCCATTTCGGAGCAAGCACAACACATTTTGCAAGAAGAAGCTAATACAATACAGGGAATGAATGTGAGTGACGCACAACATTATATTCAACAACGTCAATTACAAACGGCAGCCGATAATAAAGCGATGGGAGAAATGGCGTATCAAGGCATGATGTCACGATTAAATAATATTGAATCCTTACTGGCGAGTATTAATAAAACACAAGATCCCAAAGACATTGCGGAATTACAGGCTCGAATTGCCAGCGAACAAGCCATTGTGCAAAATGAACAAACAAAATTAACGTTAATGCAAAATTTACAACGATCAGAACAACAATTGATTGATGAACAACAAGATCAATTGAGTAACAAAATATTAAACCCCAACAATACTGTTTTACCCCATTTACCCAATGATTAATCACAAGGAGATTGTAATGATTAAAAAAATGAGTGTCGCGTTATGTGTATCGATGTTGCTTTG
It contains:
- a CDS encoding VirB4 family type IV secretion/conjugal transfer ATPase — translated: MRSLSLMGNEKTLADRIPYAYHVTDHVIATHAGDYLSVWKLNGRSHQCTDKTLQAKWIEDLNQLLRGLLHHNVCFWSHLHRRRVDEYGSGNFDLIFCQALNERYQNSFHDYPLMVNDLYLTVMIRPTTDKLLSVLSKHEDRSVQEKILLQKQRLNSLDEINNMLAHSLKDYGARCLSTYDKNDHVYSEALEFLGLLVNLNKQPVPICRDYINTYLNQERILFHPFGEVGEIRYPGSTRYFGMLDIKDYNDETTPGQFNELLHTPYEFILTQSFCPLSLFAARGFLKNHQKQLINANDVAVSQVDAISVALDQLESRQFIMGEHHASLLVMGESLQEVQQNLARSKALFADSGVIAVSSDIALEAAYFAQWPGNFRDRPRPMPITSLNFLCFSPFHNYLSGKPTGNPWGEAMTIFKTPSGSPLYFSCHVSGDDDDAFAKRLLGHTLVVGQSSAGKTTLVNFLLAQSQKFKPTTVCFDKDRGMEIAILAMGGHYLSLRHGIPTGLNPLQLNHTPKNKSFLKEWLLKLTALPGSLPHTHQEEAEIETALETLLTHIDFSSRRLSTLLQLLPNPLNENDKRPSVHARLLKWCEGHEYGFAFDNPSDTLDVTQFTTMGFDVTDFLDNPTLCGPMMMLLIYRMNVLIDGRRFIMVIDEFWKALSDPYFQTMIKDKLKTIRKSNGICIFATQEPEDAFSSPIASTIRQQIATLMLLENSSASREIYCDSLGLTLSEFEAYRRIPSGSRQFLIKQGGNAGLASFNLTQDPKSLAVLSGTPDQAEIARDCMKAVGEDAENWLPHYYQILGIA
- the virB5 gene encoding P-type DNA transfer protein VirB5, whose product is MMKKLFGGMLLLFVGWASIAFAMLPVFDASAVMKAAEEVAELKNQIAILQNEYQQIQTTYHSMTGNRGMGNLYVNPTFQNALPDQWQTVYRNGTPISEQAQHILQEEANTIQGMNVSDAQHYIQQRQLQTAADNKAMGEMAYQGMMSRLNNIESLLASINKTQDPKDIAELQARIASEQAIVQNEQTKLTLMQNLQRSEQQLIDEQQDQLSNKILNPNNTVLPHLPND